In a genomic window of Thalassotalea piscium:
- a CDS encoding TatD family hydrolase, whose protein sequence is MTPFSFTDSHCHLDFAELSHQREQLLQQCSKVGIKRIIVPAVSPKNWHKVIRLADINLTKADLPQLLPAVGIHPWYLQGLTFQDLDNLALTTQQNLTKIVAIGETGIDGKIAKQQANLAKQIVFFNAHIELANQCKLPLIVHHRSSHPVIYQQLKQTPAQYGGIIHAFSGSYQQARQYIDLGFKLGIGGTISYERAQKTINTVKKLPLNSIVLETDAPAMPLSGFQGEANSPLKVINVFNLLCQQRNESPEEIAQAIEININSLLAPN, encoded by the coding sequence TCTCTTTTACCGATAGTCATTGTCATTTAGATTTTGCTGAATTGTCGCACCAACGCGAACAGTTACTACAACAGTGCTCTAAAGTAGGCATAAAACGTATTATTGTACCTGCGGTTTCCCCTAAAAACTGGCATAAAGTAATAAGGCTTGCCGATATAAATTTAACTAAAGCCGATTTACCGCAACTTTTACCTGCAGTAGGCATTCACCCTTGGTATTTACAAGGCCTTACTTTTCAAGATTTAGATAATTTAGCCTTAACTACTCAGCAAAATCTTACAAAAATAGTGGCCATTGGCGAAACCGGTATTGATGGTAAAATAGCGAAACAACAAGCTAATTTAGCTAAACAAATTGTATTTTTTAACGCTCATATTGAATTGGCTAATCAATGCAAGTTACCACTGATAGTTCATCATCGAAGCTCACACCCTGTAATTTATCAGCAATTGAAACAAACCCCTGCTCAATATGGCGGTATAATTCATGCTTTTTCAGGAAGTTATCAACAAGCTCGTCAATATATAGACTTAGGGTTTAAGCTTGGAATTGGCGGTACTATTAGTTACGAAAGAGCACAAAAAACCATTAATACCGTTAAAAAGTTACCACTCAATAGTATAGTGCTTGAAACCGATGCTCCTGCCATGCCATTGTCTGGCTTTCAAGGTGAAGCAAATTCGCCATTAAAAGTGATTAATGTGTTTAACTTACTTTGTCAGCAAAGAAATGAAAGCCCCGAAGAAATAGCACAAGCAATTGAAATTAATATTAATTCATTGTTAGCGCCCAATTAA
- a CDS encoding AhpA/YtjB family protein: MQQPELPLYPKLSSIYNKIMQLAIAIVIIVVLMEVWLYASRSMEKTIEHNFTQTSRDYIAQVNRGLQSILISNELLADKQLMTQHIQTYIDESAQPEWIKDISYYGKTGQLLLSSTEHKTMNSLYGISLYQPDLSEQFLPFVANVRTENFEGYLRITMEREYFTSRLSQANFEHYDIIRLMMILAGLVGFLLTRGLNRFSRQGYRLNKNSNKVS; encoded by the coding sequence ATGCAGCAACCTGAATTGCCTTTATACCCTAAATTATCATCTATTTATAATAAAATAATGCAATTAGCTATAGCGATTGTGATTATTGTTGTTTTAATGGAGGTTTGGCTCTACGCCAGTCGTTCAATGGAGAAAACCATAGAGCATAATTTTACCCAAACCAGCCGAGACTATATTGCCCAAGTAAATAGAGGCTTACAAAGTATTCTGATCAGTAATGAGTTATTGGCAGACAAACAATTAATGACCCAGCATATTCAAACCTATATTGACGAGTCGGCTCAGCCTGAATGGATAAAAGATATTAGCTACTATGGTAAAACTGGGCAGTTATTGCTTTCATCGACTGAGCATAAAACAATGAATTCACTTTATGGTATAAGCTTATATCAGCCCGACTTGAGTGAGCAGTTCTTACCCTTTGTTGCTAATGTACGAACCGAAAATTTTGAAGGTTACCTGCGAATAACAATGGAAAGAGAGTATTTTACCAGTAGGTTATCGCAAGCTAATTTTGAGCATTATGACATTATTAGGCTAATGATGATTTTAGCTGGCTTAGTAGGGTTTTTATTAACCCGCGGATTAAACCGTTTTAGCCGTCAAGGTTATCGCTTAAACAAAAACAGTAATAAAGTGAGTTAA
- the serB gene encoding phosphoserine phosphatase SerB, which yields MSVLQFSLNTINGQQLQDVISPSSNINLLPLAFSFTDNELSLSSAKPASSKVELVVMGDILVSILHTIFRQCLLNSPTLTAINFRNQLHSYRFTVDCDDLELARHALANLALDNAFEAAIINAAPKLSLPGLLVMDMDSTTIKIECIDEIAVLAGVGEQVAAVTELAMQGELDFAQSLHQRVATLANAPESIIAEVAKSLPLMEGLETLISALKQHNWRVGIASGGFTYFADHLQQLLALDDVSANVLEINNGLLTGKVLGKVIDAQAKADYLNALQQKYQLNPSQTVAMGDGANDLIMMNAASLGVAFHAKPIVLKQADCSINYHGLDYLLHWLA from the coding sequence ATGTCGGTATTACAATTTTCTTTGAACACAATTAATGGCCAACAACTACAAGATGTTATTAGCCCAAGCTCAAACATTAATTTACTACCTCTGGCATTTTCTTTTACTGACAACGAGTTATCCCTAAGCTCAGCCAAACCAGCAAGTAGTAAAGTCGAACTAGTAGTGATGGGTGACATATTAGTATCAATACTACATACAATATTTCGCCAATGTTTATTAAATTCGCCAACATTAACAGCGATTAACTTTCGTAACCAATTACACAGTTATCGCTTTACGGTTGATTGTGATGATCTTGAATTAGCTCGGCATGCATTAGCTAATTTAGCATTAGATAATGCATTTGAAGCCGCCATAATTAACGCTGCGCCTAAGTTATCTTTGCCTGGTTTATTGGTAATGGATATGGACTCTACAACAATAAAAATTGAATGTATTGACGAAATAGCCGTACTTGCAGGCGTTGGAGAGCAAGTTGCAGCGGTCACTGAATTAGCAATGCAAGGTGAGTTAGATTTTGCCCAAAGTTTACATCAACGCGTAGCAACGTTGGCTAATGCACCTGAAAGCATTATTGCTGAAGTAGCTAAAAGCCTCCCTTTAATGGAAGGTTTAGAAACGTTAATATCCGCACTTAAACAACATAATTGGCGTGTGGGTATTGCTTCTGGCGGGTTTACTTATTTTGCTGATCATCTACAACAATTATTGGCATTAGACGACGTTAGCGCTAATGTATTAGAAATTAATAATGGCTTACTTACCGGTAAGGTGCTTGGTAAGGTAATTGATGCACAAGCAAAGGCCGACTATTTGAACGCCTTACAACAAAAATATCAATTAAACCCTAGCCAAACAGTAGCCATGGGCGATGGCGCAAACGACTTAATAATGATGAATGCAGCAAGCTTGGGCGTTGCTTTTCATGCAAAGCCCATTGTGTTAAAACAAGCCGATTGCTCAATTAATTACCATGGTCTTGATTACTTACTACACTGGTTAGCGTAA
- a CDS encoding PilZ domain-containing protein, translated as MNKDFSKHQHIIDDFKGAVSSSDFESKFAEATKTLDKTERFLLKMEIKRLANPCTRLIDLRGHVNGVCRPYEDEGRVHFIDDVAIKLFEENVALYGGYTFGVYEALMNTENNFRVMYQNEKSNPQQTPAVANTFTKTKILEKTQYPAKLYQYGPYFDRKEERMNFAIPISVRLKGDKGYDGVSSDISANGCKFRFSKTHELKVNQVITIYFKGLEEEFPFKDEQYFDYEVMNIQQAENHQFIGVQRVYVGDEARDTFRKFLVNFIQCSKRRYKVNLDNTIAALQSRTFEHFSVPKSNELPIFMHDVNGVTLPKYALTCHNNQSIYQYWQDERNTSTLHYLITPERLARLKRAQRAGHALYVYSFIHQSQGKSYFYTADNIQLSEDKTFMADFLGFASHKSDFNITQLTGLEVDSDYSHSPLTLSNIDDKQTQYLNALPPEDIQKSIETLSYLVVANEISDNETLHEYKQLSADQINTTKLKSFGHKRLTQGLVVEDVGINYKNQRTESRFFYKTPVIAESAGIKWLGKSEDFSASGLKLTLDKPSTLKNGDILQVSFPNLQKITSTFDLKGLPYEVIRINKKKNTLNLRVYVAKHKHIGRSFFKALIEKNKEKLTHDEYAMMNPELGKALRNIYSRSLMTPSLIIQTSGSRYKIEVITCNSEHEKLINYCAQLSDRSRLYNLYPILNNLQATTLMHSTLKKVKAGDIPIVDVLYISINTNKDFVDQAVTTKLGSELPTQALKKQFIHEALKKGDFLCVQVKLSRTDRPDMEYLNPELSYISGYAIHRGKQLEQQIWSVAGVVQLLDITQEAMLRCQVIPVEE; from the coding sequence ATGAATAAAGATTTTTCTAAACACCAGCATATTATTGATGATTTTAAAGGCGCGGTTTCATCGAGTGATTTTGAATCAAAATTTGCTGAAGCGACTAAAACCCTTGATAAGACTGAGCGTTTTCTACTAAAAATGGAAATTAAACGCTTAGCAAACCCTTGTACTCGCTTAATTGACTTAAGAGGGCATGTAAATGGTGTGTGCCGTCCGTATGAAGATGAAGGACGCGTACACTTTATTGATGACGTAGCAATAAAACTATTTGAAGAAAATGTTGCCTTGTATGGCGGCTATACTTTTGGTGTTTATGAAGCGCTAATGAACACTGAAAATAATTTTCGGGTAATGTATCAAAATGAAAAATCAAATCCACAGCAAACCCCTGCAGTAGCGAATACATTTACAAAAACTAAAATTTTAGAAAAAACACAGTATCCGGCCAAACTATACCAATATGGCCCTTATTTTGACCGTAAAGAAGAGCGAATGAATTTTGCTATTCCTATCAGCGTGCGCCTTAAGGGTGACAAGGGGTATGATGGTGTTAGCTCAGACATAAGTGCTAACGGTTGTAAGTTTAGGTTTAGTAAAACACATGAACTTAAAGTAAATCAAGTGATTACTATTTACTTTAAAGGCTTAGAAGAAGAGTTTCCGTTTAAGGATGAGCAGTATTTCGATTATGAAGTAATGAATATTCAACAAGCTGAAAATCATCAATTTATTGGTGTGCAAAGGGTATATGTAGGCGATGAAGCCAGAGACACCTTTAGAAAGTTTCTAGTTAATTTTATTCAATGTAGCAAACGCCGATACAAAGTTAACCTAGACAATACTATTGCAGCACTGCAATCGCGCACTTTTGAACATTTTTCTGTTCCTAAGTCTAATGAATTACCTATATTTATGCACGACGTAAACGGCGTAACTTTGCCGAAGTATGCATTAACTTGCCACAATAATCAGAGTATTTATCAGTATTGGCAGGATGAGAGAAACACCTCTACTTTACATTATTTAATAACGCCAGAGCGTCTTGCTCGGCTTAAGCGTGCACAAAGAGCGGGTCATGCTTTGTATGTGTATAGTTTTATCCATCAAAGTCAGGGTAAAAGTTATTTTTATACAGCAGATAATATTCAATTGAGTGAAGATAAAACCTTTATGGCAGACTTTTTAGGTTTTGCATCACATAAGTCTGATTTTAATATTACTCAACTAACGGGCCTTGAAGTCGATTCAGACTATAGCCATTCACCATTAACACTGTCGAATATTGATGATAAACAAACACAATATTTAAATGCATTACCGCCGGAAGATATTCAAAAAAGCATTGAAACCTTGAGTTACCTCGTTGTTGCTAATGAAATATCAGATAATGAAACTTTACATGAGTACAAGCAACTTTCAGCAGATCAAATAAATACAACAAAGCTTAAAAGTTTTGGGCATAAACGATTAACACAAGGGTTGGTAGTTGAAGATGTTGGTATTAATTACAAAAATCAACGTACTGAATCTCGCTTTTTTTATAAAACACCGGTTATCGCTGAATCAGCGGGAATAAAGTGGCTTGGAAAGTCTGAAGATTTTTCAGCGTCAGGCTTGAAGCTTACCCTAGATAAACCGTCAACATTAAAAAATGGTGATATTTTACAAGTGAGTTTTCCTAACCTACAAAAGATCACCTCTACTTTTGATTTGAAAGGCTTACCTTACGAAGTTATTCGCATAAATAAAAAGAAGAATACGCTTAATTTACGTGTTTATGTTGCAAAGCATAAACATATTGGTCGATCTTTTTTTAAAGCATTAATAGAGAAGAACAAAGAAAAGCTCACACATGACGAATACGCAATGATGAACCCCGAACTAGGGAAGGCATTACGTAATATTTATAGCAGAAGTTTAATGACACCCTCGTTAATCATACAAACGAGTGGTAGTCGCTATAAAATTGAAGTGATCACTTGTAATTCTGAACATGAAAAGTTGATCAATTACTGTGCTCAACTTAGTGATAGAAGCCGTTTATATAACTTGTATCCAATACTTAATAACTTACAAGCTACAACATTAATGCATTCTACATTGAAAAAAGTGAAGGCTGGAGATATTCCAATTGTTGACGTGCTATATATTTCAATAAACACAAACAAAGATTTTGTCGATCAAGCGGTAACAACCAAGTTAGGATCTGAACTACCAACGCAAGCGTTAAAAAAACAATTTATTCATGAAGCATTAAAAAAAGGCGACTTTTTATGTGTTCAAGTGAAATTATCGCGAACAGATAGGCCTGACATGGAGTATTTAAACCCTGAGCTAAGTTATATTAGTGGCTACGCTATACACAGAGGTAAACAGCTAGAGCAGCAAATATGGAGTGTTGCAGGAGTGGTACAACTACTGGATATCACTCAAGAAGCTATGCTTCGATGCCAAGTGATACCCGTAGAAGAATAA
- the radA gene encoding DNA repair protein RadA → MAKNKTAFVCTDCGSEYSRWMGQCNDCKAWNTISEFRQAKAPVRAGNFSGFAGATQAQVQTLDTIDLADLPRFSSGFLEFDRVLGGGIVPGSAILIGGEPGAGKSTLLLQTMCALSHSMSALYITGEESLQQVAMRANRLGLKADSLKLLSETSVENICHIAEKEKPKIIVIDSIQVMHMADIQSAPGSVSQVREAAAYLTRFAKQHHVAMILVGHVTKDGSLAGPKVLEHCIDCSIMLEGSTDSRYRTLRGNKNRFGAVNELGVFAMTGTGLKEVKNPSAIFLSRSEEQTAGSVVMVLWEGTRPLLVEIQALVDHSPLGNPRRVAVGAEQNRLSMLLAILHRHGGLQMNDQDVFVNVVGGVKVTETSIDLALILALVSSFRDNALPHDLVVFGEVGLSGEIRPVPSGQERIYEAAKHGFKRAIVPFNNLPKQKIDGMEVIGVKKLSDALDVI, encoded by the coding sequence ATGGCTAAAAATAAAACCGCCTTTGTTTGTACTGACTGTGGATCTGAGTATTCACGTTGGATGGGGCAATGTAACGACTGTAAAGCATGGAATACTATTTCAGAGTTTAGGCAAGCTAAAGCACCTGTACGCGCAGGTAATTTTTCAGGTTTTGCTGGAGCAACCCAAGCACAAGTTCAAACTCTTGACACTATTGATCTTGCCGACCTACCAAGATTTTCTTCAGGATTTTTAGAGTTTGATCGTGTTTTAGGCGGCGGAATTGTGCCCGGCAGTGCAATTTTAATTGGCGGAGAGCCAGGCGCGGGTAAAAGTACGCTGTTACTACAAACAATGTGCGCGCTTTCACACTCAATGTCTGCGTTATATATCACTGGGGAAGAGTCTTTACAGCAAGTTGCAATGCGCGCTAACCGTTTAGGCTTGAAAGCTGATAGCTTGAAGCTACTATCTGAAACCAGTGTTGAAAACATTTGTCATATTGCCGAAAAAGAAAAGCCTAAAATTATTGTTATAGACTCTATACAAGTAATGCACATGGCTGATATTCAGTCAGCACCAGGTAGTGTATCGCAAGTACGTGAAGCTGCGGCTTATTTAACTCGCTTTGCTAAGCAACATCATGTTGCCATGATATTAGTTGGTCATGTTACTAAAGATGGTAGTTTAGCCGGGCCAAAAGTATTAGAACACTGCATTGATTGCTCGATCATGCTTGAAGGTAGTACAGACTCAAGATACCGAACATTGCGTGGCAATAAAAACCGTTTTGGCGCGGTAAACGAGCTTGGCGTTTTTGCCATGACAGGTACAGGCTTAAAAGAAGTTAAAAACCCCTCTGCCATCTTTTTATCACGTTCAGAAGAACAAACCGCTGGCAGTGTTGTAATGGTACTTTGGGAAGGAACTAGACCTTTACTGGTAGAAATTCAAGCGTTAGTTGACCACTCACCACTGGGAAATCCTCGTCGTGTGGCTGTGGGCGCTGAGCAAAATCGACTCTCTATGCTACTAGCTATTTTACATCGTCACGGTGGATTACAAATGAATGACCAAGATGTATTTGTTAACGTAGTAGGAGGAGTAAAGGTAACTGAAACAAGTATAGATTTAGCACTCATTTTAGCGCTTGTTTCTAGCTTTAGAGATAATGCTTTACCCCATGACCTAGTTGTATTTGGTGAAGTGGGACTTTCAGGCGAAATTCGCCCTGTACCAAGCGGACAAGAACGAATTTACGAAGCGGCAAAGCATGGCTTTAAACGTGCTATTGTACCTTTTAATAATTTACCCAAACAAAAAATAGACGGAATGGAAGTGATAGGTGTTAAAAAACTTAGCGATGCATTAGATGTAATTTAA
- a CDS encoding M13 family metallopeptidase, which yields MKKSLIALSITAVLLSACGDNKPTSVAETKTAKSEQSNTQAAQKAELGSFGVDLSARNEAVKPGDDFFMYASGTWYDNYEMPADKTRFGAFTALAERSEKQVKEIIDDVTSRSDLNADEQMIADFYNSYMDTETINKLGLSPIQATLDEIAAASSIKDITKIFGASWLNGTTSPIGGGMWFNRLDADKYEMSIGAGGLGMPDRSYYLEESERFTKTRAAYVAHIAEMLAFAKVENAEQKAQAILALETKIAEGHWPREKRRNRDLTLNQIKRTELSSAYPNFDWETYFSETGYQVPQVNISQPEPIKAMIALLNNEDINVWKDYMVYHTLKNNASYLPEDVYAANFKFYGTELSGQIQAKPRWKRAVSQMSGTESLGFAIGKVYVARYFPESSKQQMADLVDNLRKALGERITGLEWMSEETKVNAQEKLAAFNPKIGYPDVWQSFDGLTISSTDLMGNLQNLRKFFRKDSVAKELEKTDRNRWGMTPQRVNAYYNSSFNEIVFPAAILQPPFFDPNADPAVNYGGIGAVIGHEMGHGFDDQGSKSDAKGVQRNWWTDQDREAFDAKADALAAQYSQYEPIPGNFVNGRNSLGENIGDVGGLAMAYHAYKLSLNGKEAPVIDGVTGDQRFFLAWAQVWKEKRTEKSMLSQLKGGTHAPGRFRAQAPRNHDAWYKAFDVKEGDELYLAPEERVRIW from the coding sequence ATGAAAAAATCTTTAATTGCGCTTTCAATCACAGCTGTTCTGTTATCAGCTTGTGGTGACAATAAGCCAACATCAGTTGCAGAGACTAAAACAGCAAAATCAGAACAATCAAACACTCAAGCAGCACAAAAAGCAGAATTAGGCAGTTTTGGCGTAGATTTATCAGCACGCAATGAAGCAGTTAAACCCGGCGATGACTTCTTTATGTATGCCAGCGGCACTTGGTACGATAATTATGAAATGCCAGCAGATAAAACGCGCTTTGGCGCTTTTACCGCTTTAGCTGAGCGTAGTGAAAAACAAGTTAAAGAAATTATTGATGATGTGACTTCTCGCTCAGACTTAAACGCTGATGAACAAATGATCGCAGATTTCTACAATAGTTACATGGACACTGAAACTATTAACAAGCTAGGTTTATCACCAATTCAAGCAACGCTTGATGAAATTGCCGCAGCATCTTCAATTAAAGATATCACCAAGATTTTTGGCGCATCATGGTTAAATGGCACAACTAGCCCAATTGGTGGTGGCATGTGGTTTAACCGATTAGATGCAGACAAATATGAAATGTCTATTGGTGCTGGTGGTTTAGGTATGCCAGACCGTTCATACTATTTAGAAGAAAGTGAACGCTTTACTAAAACGCGTGCCGCTTATGTCGCGCATATTGCTGAAATGCTTGCCTTTGCTAAGGTAGAAAATGCTGAGCAAAAAGCACAAGCAATTTTAGCTTTAGAAACGAAGATTGCAGAAGGTCATTGGCCACGCGAAAAACGCCGTAATCGTGATTTAACATTAAATCAGATTAAGCGTACTGAACTCTCTTCAGCCTACCCTAATTTTGACTGGGAAACATATTTTTCAGAAACTGGTTATCAAGTTCCACAGGTAAATATTTCTCAACCAGAACCTATCAAAGCAATGATTGCATTATTAAATAACGAAGATATTAACGTTTGGAAAGATTACATGGTTTACCATACGTTAAAAAATAATGCCTCTTACCTTCCAGAAGACGTTTATGCCGCCAACTTTAAATTTTATGGCACAGAATTAAGCGGTCAAATTCAAGCGAAACCTCGCTGGAAAAGAGCTGTTTCGCAAATGTCAGGTACTGAATCTTTAGGTTTTGCTATTGGTAAAGTTTATGTAGCACGTTACTTCCCTGAATCATCAAAACAACAAATGGCTGATTTGGTTGATAATTTACGTAAAGCATTGGGCGAGCGTATTACTGGCTTAGAATGGATGAGTGAAGAAACTAAAGTTAATGCTCAAGAAAAATTAGCAGCCTTTAACCCTAAAATTGGTTATCCAGATGTATGGCAATCTTTTGATGGTTTAACTATTTCAAGTACTGATTTAATGGGCAACTTGCAAAACTTACGCAAGTTTTTCCGTAAAGACAGTGTGGCAAAAGAATTAGAGAAAACAGATCGTAATCGTTGGGGAATGACACCACAACGTGTAAATGCTTATTATAACAGTTCATTTAATGAAATCGTTTTCCCTGCCGCTATTTTACAACCGCCATTTTTCGATCCTAATGCAGATCCTGCTGTTAATTATGGTGGTATTGGCGCTGTTATTGGTCATGAAATGGGCCATGGATTTGATGATCAAGGATCAAAGTCTGACGCTAAAGGTGTACAACGTAACTGGTGGACAGATCAAGACAGAGAAGCATTTGACGCAAAAGCAGATGCACTTGCCGCTCAATACAGCCAATATGAACCCATTCCAGGTAACTTTGTTAATGGAAGAAACAGCTTAGGTGAAAACATTGGCGATGTTGGTGGTTTAGCGATGGCTTACCATGCATACAAATTAAGTTTAAATGGCAAAGAAGCACCAGTTATAGACGGTGTTACCGGTGATCAACGCTTCTTCTTGGCTTGGGCACAAGTTTGGAAAGAAAAACGCACCGAGAAAAGCATGTTAAGCCAACTAAAAGGCGGCACGCATGCGCCTGGTCGATTCCGTGCACAAGCACCAAGAAACCACGATGCATGGTACAAAGCATTTGATGTTAAAGAGGGTGATGAACTTTATTTAGCACCAGAAGAGCGTGTACGTATTTGGTAA